A single region of the Halobacterium wangiae genome encodes:
- a CDS encoding DMT family transporter — MVGVAVAVVAVSTSAVLVDLSSAPSLVKACYRVLFMTALVAPFAVREREQFAKVAGSDWALVTLSGALLALHFASWFASIDYTSIAASATLVQTQPAFVAVGAWLLLDERASARIVGGILVAIAGSVLLSAGDFLGGATVGPNPGLGNALAVLGAAGGAGYVLAGRSVRQRLSLAPYVFVVYGVCTAVLFAVAVARGLPLVDYPAHEWGLFVAMAVGPGLFGHTVINWALKYVESSVVSVSLLGESVGAALFALAIFGEVPGEFTIAGGAIILFGIALTATGRSK, encoded by the coding sequence ATGGTGGGCGTCGCCGTCGCGGTGGTGGCGGTCAGCACGAGCGCGGTGCTCGTCGACCTCAGCAGCGCGCCGAGTCTAGTGAAGGCGTGCTACCGGGTGCTGTTCATGACCGCACTCGTCGCGCCGTTCGCGGTCCGCGAGCGCGAGCAGTTCGCGAAGGTCGCCGGCAGCGACTGGGCGCTCGTCACCCTCTCGGGTGCGCTGCTGGCGCTGCACTTCGCGTCGTGGTTCGCGTCCATCGACTACACCAGTATCGCGGCGTCGGCGACGCTCGTACAGACACAACCCGCGTTCGTCGCGGTGGGCGCGTGGCTGCTGCTGGACGAGCGCGCGAGCGCCCGCATCGTCGGCGGCATCCTCGTCGCCATCGCCGGGTCCGTGCTGCTCTCGGCGGGCGACTTCCTCGGCGGTGCGACCGTCGGCCCGAACCCCGGACTGGGGAACGCGCTCGCGGTGCTCGGTGCCGCGGGTGGCGCGGGCTACGTGCTCGCCGGTCGGTCGGTGCGACAGCGACTGTCGCTGGCGCCGTACGTCTTCGTCGTCTACGGCGTCTGTACGGCCGTCCTCTTCGCCGTCGCGGTCGCCCGGGGGCTACCGCTGGTCGACTACCCCGCCCACGAGTGGGGGCTGTTCGTGGCGATGGCCGTCGGCCCGGGGCTGTTCGGCCACACGGTCATCAACTGGGCGCTGAAGTACGTCGAGTCCAGCGTCGTCAGCGTCTCCCTGCTGGGCGAGTCCGTCGGCGCCGCGCTGTTCGCACTCGCCATCTTCGGCGAGGTGCCCGGCGAGTTCACCATCGCCGGCGGCGCCATCATCCTCTTCGGCATCGCGCTCACCGCCACCGGGCGGTCGAAGTGA
- a CDS encoding FAD-dependent oxidoreductase, giving the protein MTHVVVVGGGPAGLSAALFTAKNGLDTTVFDTDETWMHKAHLHNYPGIDSIGGSAFVEDVRDQVDEFGADRHEGEAVTGINASEQRFEVLTENNEYEADYVVLATGADRDLAEELGCAMTEDDVVGVDVSMETSVEDTYATGAMVRVEEWQAVIAAGDGAAAALNILSKEKGEHFHDFDTPEDAE; this is encoded by the coding sequence ATGACTCACGTGGTCGTCGTCGGCGGCGGTCCGGCGGGACTGAGCGCGGCGCTGTTCACCGCGAAGAACGGCCTGGACACCACGGTCTTCGACACGGACGAGACGTGGATGCACAAGGCCCACCTGCACAACTACCCCGGGATCGACTCCATCGGCGGTTCGGCGTTCGTCGAGGACGTCCGCGACCAGGTCGACGAGTTCGGCGCGGACCGCCACGAGGGGGAGGCGGTCACGGGCATCAACGCGAGCGAGCAGCGCTTCGAGGTGCTGACCGAGAACAACGAGTACGAAGCCGACTACGTCGTGCTCGCGACCGGCGCGGACCGCGACCTCGCAGAGGAACTCGGCTGCGCGATGACCGAGGACGACGTAGTCGGCGTCGACGTCAGCATGGAGACGAGCGTCGAGGACACCTACGCGACGGGCGCGATGGTGCGCGTCGAGGAGTGGCAGGCGGTCATCGCCGCGGGTGACGGCGCCGCGGCCGCGCTCAACATCCTCTCGAAGGAGAAGGGCGAGCACTTCCACGACTTCGACACGCCCGAGGACGCCGAGTGA
- a CDS encoding SRPBCC family protein — MATFERNLRVRAPFEDVWKFHSTIDGLLSLTPGWANLRVEAVQRPDGDTGDVLTVGTRIRMSVRPFGVGPRQRWVSRITEREEGDGYAYFADVMEEGPFPEWEHTHTFYADGDDTLARDHVEYRTPVGGIADEVAGLFFDPMFRYRHRRTRELLERP; from the coding sequence ATGGCGACGTTCGAGCGGAACCTCCGCGTCCGCGCGCCGTTCGAAGACGTCTGGAAGTTCCACTCCACCATCGACGGTCTGCTGTCGCTCACGCCGGGCTGGGCGAACCTCCGCGTCGAGGCGGTCCAGCGGCCGGACGGCGACACCGGGGACGTGCTCACCGTCGGGACCCGGATCCGCATGTCGGTCCGGCCGTTCGGCGTGGGGCCACGCCAGCGCTGGGTCTCCCGCATCACCGAGCGCGAGGAGGGAGACGGCTACGCGTACTTCGCGGACGTGATGGAGGAGGGGCCGTTCCCCGAGTGGGAGCACACCCACACGTTCTACGCCGACGGCGACGACACGCTGGCCCGGGACCACGTCGAGTACCGGACCCCCGTCGGCGGCATCGCGGACGAGGTCGCGGGCCTGTTCTTCGACCCGATGTTCCGCTACCGCCACCGACGAACCCGCGAGCTCCTCGAACGGCCGTAG
- a CDS encoding pyridoxal phosphate-dependent aminotransferase: MPSERATDTTPFAAMDVLERASELEGVVHMEVGEPDFRPPEAAAEAAVAALQAGDDDYTTSRGTASLREAISDYYAETYGVDVSTERIVVTPGSSPALLLALLSTVDPGEEVVLTDPYYACYPNFVRQADGTITTVELDPADGYEPSVDAYEQVVDEDTAAMLLNSPANPTGAVTSGETISELVDLAEQTDTMVVSDEVYHGLAFDAEEHTVLEYTDDAFVLDGVSKRYGMTGWRLGWAVCPPAYVEAVNRISQNVLICAPPFVQAGAEAAIREGNDQLAEHREAYRERRDLLLEAAERWGFDVGYTPEGAYYLLLDVSDLGDAFDVADVFLEEAGVAMTPGPDFGDGASDYLRASFARSTEDVREAIERIDELLATTTT, from the coding sequence ATGCCATCGGAGCGCGCAACCGACACCACGCCGTTCGCGGCGATGGACGTGCTCGAGCGGGCGAGCGAACTCGAGGGTGTCGTCCACATGGAAGTGGGCGAACCCGACTTCCGGCCGCCGGAAGCAGCGGCGGAAGCGGCGGTTGCAGCACTCCAGGCGGGCGACGACGACTACACCACCTCGCGCGGCACGGCGTCGCTCCGCGAGGCCATCAGCGACTACTACGCGGAGACGTACGGCGTCGACGTGTCGACCGAGCGCATCGTCGTCACGCCCGGGTCCTCGCCCGCGCTCCTGCTCGCGCTCCTCTCGACCGTCGACCCCGGCGAGGAGGTCGTGCTCACGGACCCGTACTACGCCTGCTACCCGAACTTCGTGCGGCAGGCCGACGGCACCATCACGACGGTCGAACTCGACCCGGCCGACGGCTACGAACCGAGCGTCGACGCCTACGAGCAGGTCGTCGACGAGGACACCGCCGCGATGCTGCTGAACTCCCCGGCGAACCCGACTGGCGCGGTCACGAGCGGCGAGACCATCTCGGAACTCGTCGACCTCGCGGAGCAAACCGACACGATGGTCGTCTCCGACGAGGTGTACCACGGCCTCGCGTTCGACGCCGAGGAGCACACTGTCCTGGAGTACACAGACGACGCGTTCGTCCTCGACGGCGTCTCGAAGCGCTACGGGATGACCGGCTGGCGCCTCGGCTGGGCGGTCTGTCCGCCAGCGTACGTCGAGGCCGTCAACCGCATCTCACAGAACGTGCTCATCTGCGCGCCGCCGTTCGTGCAGGCCGGCGCGGAGGCCGCCATCCGCGAGGGGAACGACCAGTTGGCGGAGCACCGCGAGGCCTACCGCGAGCGCCGCGACCTCCTCCTCGAGGCCGCCGAACGCTGGGGGTTCGATGTCGGCTACACGCCCGAGGGCGCCTACTACCTGCTGCTCGACGTCTCCGACCTCGGGGACGCCTTCGACGTCGCGGACGTCTTCCTCGAGGAGGCCGGCGTGGCGATGACGCCCGGCCCGGACTTCGGGGACGGCGCGTCGGACTACCTGCGCGCCTCGTTCGCGAGGAGCACCGAGGACGTCCGCGAAGCTATCGAGCGCATCGACGAACTGCTCGCGACGACCACTACTTGA
- the lrpA1 gene encoding HTH-type transcriptional regulator LrpA1: MSTESTEDRILAALEEDAQASYADIAARADVSKPTVRKYIDKLEEEGVIVGYSADVDPKKLSGQSIALVGIDVASERYVEATRGLKELDAVRSLYTSSGDHMLMAEVRAADGDELGGVISDDVLGIDGVTAAHPSFLQERLK; encoded by the coding sequence GTGAGTACCGAATCGACGGAAGACCGAATCCTCGCCGCGCTCGAGGAGGACGCGCAGGCGTCGTACGCGGACATCGCCGCGCGGGCCGACGTCTCGAAACCGACGGTGCGCAAGTACATCGACAAACTCGAAGAGGAGGGCGTCATCGTGGGTTACTCGGCCGACGTGGACCCGAAGAAACTGTCTGGGCAGAGCATCGCGCTGGTGGGCATCGACGTGGCCTCCGAGCGGTACGTCGAGGCGACCCGGGGCCTGAAAGAACTGGACGCCGTCCGCTCGCTCTACACCTCCAGCGGCGACCACATGCTGATGGCCGAAGTCCGCGCGGCGGACGGCGACGAACTCGGCGGCGTCATCAGCGACGACGTGCTGGGCATCGACGGCGTCACCGCCGCCCACCCCTCTTTCCTGCAGGAACGTCTCAAGTAG
- a CDS encoding thiamine pyrophosphate-dependent enzyme: MSKAFSAIGEERDVERDEFTPGVEPQPTWCPGCGDFGVLKALKGAMAELGKDPEEILLCTGIGCSGKLNSYFDSYGFHTIHGRSLPVARASKLANHDLEVVAAGGDGDGYGIGGNHFMHTARENHDLTYIVFNNEIFGLTKGQTSPTSPKGHKSKTQPHGVAKDPLRPLSMSLSAGASYIARTAAVNPNQAQEILVEAMEHDGFAHVDFLTQCPTWNKDAKQYVPYVDVQESDDYDFDVSDRREASEMMYETEDALHEGTVLTGRYYKQEGRNSYQQEKQARGDMPEEPLAGAYFDDDKEWERSYEFIDRHK, from the coding sequence ATGAGCAAGGCATTCAGCGCAATCGGTGAGGAACGGGACGTCGAACGAGACGAGTTCACGCCCGGCGTCGAACCCCAGCCGACGTGGTGTCCTGGCTGTGGTGACTTCGGTGTCCTGAAGGCACTGAAGGGCGCGATGGCGGAACTCGGCAAGGACCCGGAGGAGATCCTCCTCTGTACGGGCATCGGCTGCTCGGGGAAGCTCAACAGCTACTTCGACAGCTACGGGTTCCACACGATCCACGGCCGCTCGCTGCCGGTCGCACGCGCCTCGAAGCTGGCGAACCACGACCTCGAAGTGGTCGCCGCTGGCGGCGACGGCGACGGCTACGGTATCGGTGGCAACCACTTCATGCACACGGCCCGTGAGAACCACGACCTGACGTACATCGTGTTCAACAACGAGATCTTCGGGCTGACGAAGGGCCAGACCTCCCCGACGTCGCCGAAGGGCCACAAGTCCAAGACCCAGCCCCACGGCGTGGCGAAAGACCCCCTCCGTCCGCTCTCGATGAGCCTCTCGGCCGGCGCGTCGTACATCGCGCGGACGGCGGCGGTGAACCCGAACCAGGCCCAGGAGATCCTCGTCGAGGCGATGGAGCACGACGGCTTCGCGCACGTCGACTTCCTGACCCAGTGCCCGACGTGGAACAAGGACGCCAAGCAGTACGTCCCGTACGTGGACGTCCAGGAGTCCGACGACTACGACTTCGACGTCTCCGACCGCCGCGAGGCCTCGGAGATGATGTACGAGACGGAGGACGCGCTCCACGAGGGGACCGTGCTGACCGGCCGGTACTACAAGCAGGAGGGTCGCAACTCCTACCAGCAGGAGAAGCAGGCCCGCGGCGACATGCCCGAGGAACCGCTCGCCGGCGCCTACTTCGACGACGACAAGGAGTGGGAGCGGTCCTACGAGTTCATCGACCGCCACAAGTAG
- a CDS encoding 2-oxoacid:acceptor oxidoreductase subunit alpha, whose protein sequence is MTDDELIWRVAGGSGDGIDSTSQNFAKALMRSGLDVFTHRHYPSRIRGGHTYVEIRAKDGNVTSRGDGYNFLLALGDSFARNPTDDAVYGDEEVKPLTENLDDLREGGIIVYDEGLLDEDDVEGLDERAEENGWHVYPLDLRGIAKEHGREVMRNTAGVGATAALTDMDLDHIEDLMSDAMGGEVLEQNLEVLHDAYDQVNEMEFSHDLRVPEGEHDEEQVLVSGSHGIAYAAIDAGCRFIAGYPMTPWTDVYTIMTSLLPDMGGISEQVEDEIAAAALAVGASHAGVKAMSGSSGGGFALMSEPLGLAEMTETPLVLLEAMRAGPSTGMPTKPEQADLEHILYTSQGDSHRVAFGPSDPKECYEQTRTAFEIAWEYQIPSIVVYDQKLSGEYRNVDASFFDREPNPTLGSTLTEDELAEAPHDDTGKFHRFQQETDNGVSPRSIPGQKGGRYLASGNEHWPNGHIAEDPDNRQMQVDRRIQKLESIRTDLDERDQQVVYGDEDADFGLVVWGSQQGTVEEAVNRLNANGNSVKALGVSDLSPFPVEEVSAFVDSVDEALVVEMSATKQFRGLIQKEAGTFGGKLSSLLKYNGNPFEPAEIVEAVEIEQNGGDEQPTAQTTLEPAAGD, encoded by the coding sequence ATGACTGATGACGAACTCATCTGGCGAGTGGCGGGCGGTTCCGGCGACGGGATCGACTCCACGAGTCAGAACTTCGCGAAGGCGTTGATGCGTTCGGGCCTCGACGTCTTCACGCACCGCCACTATCCCTCCCGAATCCGCGGCGGCCACACGTACGTGGAGATTCGAGCGAAGGATGGCAACGTCACGTCTCGCGGGGACGGCTACAACTTCCTCCTCGCGCTGGGCGACTCGTTCGCCCGGAACCCGACCGACGACGCCGTCTACGGCGACGAGGAGGTGAAACCGCTGACGGAGAATCTCGACGACCTCCGCGAGGGCGGCATCATCGTCTACGACGAGGGACTGCTCGACGAGGACGACGTCGAGGGTCTCGACGAGCGTGCCGAGGAGAACGGCTGGCACGTCTACCCGCTCGACCTCCGCGGCATCGCCAAGGAGCACGGCCGCGAGGTCATGCGGAACACCGCGGGCGTCGGCGCGACGGCCGCGCTCACGGACATGGACCTCGACCACATCGAGGACCTGATGAGCGACGCGATGGGCGGCGAGGTCCTCGAACAGAACCTCGAGGTCCTCCACGACGCCTACGACCAGGTCAACGAGATGGAGTTCTCCCACGACCTGCGGGTCCCCGAAGGGGAACACGACGAGGAGCAGGTACTCGTCTCCGGGAGCCACGGTATCGCGTACGCGGCCATCGACGCCGGCTGCCGGTTCATCGCCGGCTACCCGATGACGCCGTGGACTGACGTCTACACCATCATGACGAGCCTCCTGCCGGACATGGGCGGCATCTCCGAGCAGGTCGAGGACGAGATCGCGGCGGCGGCGCTCGCAGTGGGCGCCTCGCACGCGGGCGTGAAGGCGATGTCCGGTTCCTCGGGCGGTGGCTTCGCGCTGATGAGCGAACCGCTCGGACTCGCCGAGATGACCGAGACGCCGCTCGTGCTGCTCGAGGCGATGCGCGCGGGTCCCTCGACGGGGATGCCGACGAAGCCCGAGCAGGCCGACCTCGAACACATCCTCTACACGAGCCAGGGCGACAGCCACCGCGTCGCGTTCGGGCCCAGCGACCCGAAGGAGTGCTACGAGCAGACGCGGACGGCCTTCGAGATCGCCTGGGAGTACCAGATCCCGTCGATCGTCGTCTACGACCAGAAGCTCTCCGGGGAGTACCGGAACGTGGACGCCTCCTTCTTCGACCGCGAACCCAACCCGACGCTCGGGAGCACGCTCACGGAGGACGAACTGGCGGAGGCGCCCCACGACGACACGGGGAAGTTCCACCGGTTCCAGCAGGAGACGGACAACGGCGTCAGCCCACGGTCGATCCCCGGCCAGAAGGGCGGCCGCTACCTCGCCTCCGGCAACGAACACTGGCCGAACGGCCACATCGCGGAGGACCCGGACAACCGCCAGATGCAGGTCGACCGACGCATCCAGAAACTGGAGTCCATCCGTACGGACCTCGACGAGCGCGACCAGCAGGTCGTCTACGGCGACGAGGACGCCGACTTCGGCCTCGTCGTCTGGGGCAGCCAGCAGGGCACCGTCGAGGAGGCCGTCAACCGCCTCAACGCGAACGGCAACAGTGTGAAAGCGCTGGGCGTCAGCGACCTCTCGCCGTTCCCGGTCGAGGAGGTCAGCGCGTTCGTCGACAGCGTCGACGAGGCCCTCGTCGTGGAGATGTCCGCGACCAAGCAGTTCCGCGGCCTCATCCAGAAGGAGGCCGGGACCTTCGGCGGGAAGCTCTCCAGCCTCCTGAAGTACAACGGCAACCCGTTCGAACCCGCGGAGATCGTGGAGGCCGTCGAGATCGAACAGAACGGGGGCGACGAGCAGCCGACCGCCCAGACCACCCTCGAACCCGCGGCAGGTGACTGA
- a CDS encoding Mrp/NBP35 family ATP-binding protein yields the protein MNEDDVRALLRDVEDPALGDNIVSLGLVNDFDVDGDTVTISLALGAPYSPAETDIAARVREVLSDAGLEADLTAAIPDRAGKDVLPGVKNVVAVASGKGGVGKSTVAVNLAAGLADRGARVGLFDADIYGPNVPRMVDADDHPQATENETIVPPEKYGMKLMSMAFMIGEDDPVIWRGPMVHKVLTQLIEDVEWGHLDYLVVDLPPGTGDTQLTLLQTVPLTGAVVVTTPQDVAVDDARKGLRMFGRHDTTVLGIVENMGTFVCPDCGGNHDIFGSGGGEQFADDNELPFLGSIPLDPSVRTGSDEGQPVVLDDDNQTGESFREFAAETADMLGLVNRRSVSR from the coding sequence ATGAACGAAGACGACGTACGGGCGCTCCTCCGGGACGTCGAGGACCCCGCGCTCGGCGACAACATCGTCTCGCTGGGCCTCGTCAACGACTTCGACGTGGACGGCGACACGGTCACCATCTCGCTCGCACTCGGCGCACCGTACTCCCCCGCGGAGACCGACATCGCCGCCCGCGTACGCGAAGTGCTCTCGGACGCCGGCCTCGAGGCTGACCTCACCGCCGCCATCCCCGACCGCGCCGGCAAGGACGTCCTCCCCGGCGTCAAGAACGTCGTCGCCGTCGCCTCCGGGAAGGGCGGCGTCGGCAAGTCCACGGTCGCCGTCAACCTCGCCGCGGGCCTCGCCGACCGCGGCGCCCGCGTCGGCCTCTTCGACGCCGACATCTACGGCCCCAACGTCCCCCGCATGGTCGACGCCGACGACCACCCGCAGGCCACCGAGAACGAGACCATCGTCCCGCCCGAGAAGTACGGGATGAAGCTCATGAGCATGGCGTTCATGATCGGCGAGGACGACCCCGTCATCTGGCGCGGCCCGATGGTCCACAAGGTGCTCACCCAGCTCATCGAGGACGTCGAGTGGGGCCACCTCGACTACCTCGTCGTCGACCTCCCGCCGGGAACGGGCGACACTCAGCTCACGCTTCTCCAGACCGTCCCGCTCACCGGCGCCGTCGTCGTCACCACCCCGCAGGACGTCGCGGTCGACGACGCCCGGAAAGGGCTCCGGATGTTCGGTCGCCACGACACCACGGTCCTCGGCATCGTCGAGAACATGGGGACGTTCGTCTGCCCGGACTGCGGCGGCAACCACGACATCTTCGGCAGCGGCGGCGGCGAACAGTTCGCCGACGACAACGAACTCCCGTTCCTCGGCTCTATCCCCCTCGACCCGAGCGTCCGCACCGGTAGTGACGAGGGCCAACCCGTGGTCCTCGACGACGACAACCAGACCGGGGAGTCGTTCCGCGAGTTCGCCGCAGAGACCGCCGACATGCTCGGCCTCGTCAACCGCCGGAGTGTCAGCAGATGA
- the moaA gene encoding GTP 3',8-cyclase MoaA: MLSDSFGREVSGVRVSLTDRCNFDCVYCHNEGLGDTRGPMDPRDHEMSADDVVRFLEVAAEFGVEAVKLTGGEPMLRDDLEEIIERTPDSMEVSMTTNGTFLPGRAADLVDAGLERVNVSQDALDAEDFKALTKSGTYERVLEGVQAAVDAGLDPVKLNMVVFRKTAGYVPEMVDHVAENDALQLQLIEYMPELAGHPEWAVDIEDVHDWLAERADRVETREMHDRRRYWVNGGMVEIVDPVGNEEFCANCHRVRVTHEGYLKGCLNRNDDLRSMGEMTKPEIREAFRETVDERVPYYGEYLVEDGEGGWEVNDDYIEV, from the coding sequence ATGCTCTCGGACTCGTTTGGGCGCGAGGTCTCCGGCGTCCGCGTGTCCCTCACCGACCGGTGTAACTTCGACTGCGTCTACTGCCACAACGAGGGACTCGGGGACACGCGCGGCCCGATGGACCCCCGGGACCACGAGATGAGCGCGGACGACGTGGTCCGGTTCCTGGAGGTCGCCGCCGAGTTCGGCGTGGAGGCGGTGAAGCTCACGGGAGGGGAACCGATGCTCCGCGACGACCTCGAGGAGATCATCGAGCGGACGCCGGACTCGATGGAGGTGTCGATGACGACCAACGGCACATTCCTCCCGGGTCGAGCGGCGGACCTGGTCGACGCCGGCCTCGAACGGGTGAACGTCTCTCAGGACGCTCTCGACGCCGAGGACTTCAAGGCGCTCACGAAGAGCGGAACGTACGAGCGCGTGCTGGAGGGCGTCCAGGCGGCCGTCGACGCTGGGCTGGACCCCGTGAAGCTGAACATGGTCGTCTTCCGGAAGACGGCGGGCTACGTCCCCGAGATGGTCGACCACGTCGCGGAGAACGACGCTCTCCAGTTGCAGTTAATCGAGTACATGCCGGAGCTCGCGGGCCACCCCGAGTGGGCGGTGGACATCGAGGACGTCCACGACTGGCTCGCCGAGCGCGCGGACCGCGTGGAGACGCGGGAGATGCACGACCGGCGACGGTACTGGGTGAACGGGGGCATGGTCGAGATCGTCGACCCGGTGGGCAACGAGGAGTTCTGCGCGAACTGCCACCGCGTACGCGTGACACACGAGGGGTACCTGAAGGGCTGTCTGAACCGCAACGACGACCTGCGGTCGATGGGGGAGATGACGAAACCGGAGATCCGCGAGGCGTTCCGGGAGACGGTGGACGAGCGGGTGCCGTACTACGGCGAGTACCTGGTCGAAGACGGGGAGGGTGGGTGGGAGGTCAACGACGACTACATCGAGGTGTAG
- a CDS encoding 30S ribosomal protein S13 — MSSEEQQDADEDIRYFVRIGQTDLDGTKTVERALAELDGVGRRVARVIADDSGVDRSATIGRLDDDDIESVKEAVDGFTEHAPEWLANRRNDFYSGETRHITGNDLGLTRDQDINRMRMIRSYKGIRHERGQKVRGQRTKSTGRTEGTIGVNVEAIKEEQAAEEAAEGGEE; from the coding sequence ATGAGTTCGGAAGAACAACAGGACGCGGACGAGGACATTCGATACTTCGTCCGCATCGGTCAGACAGACCTCGACGGGACGAAGACCGTCGAACGCGCCCTCGCGGAACTCGACGGCGTCGGCCGTCGCGTAGCGCGAGTTATCGCGGACGACTCCGGCGTCGACCGCTCGGCGACCATCGGCCGCCTCGACGACGACGACATCGAGAGCGTCAAGGAGGCAGTCGACGGCTTCACCGAGCACGCACCGGAGTGGCTCGCGAACCGCCGAAACGACTTCTACTCGGGCGAGACCCGACACATCACGGGGAACGACCTCGGTCTCACCCGCGACCAGGACATCAACCGCATGCGGATGATCCGTTCGTACAAGGGTATCCGTCACGAGCGCGGACAGAAGGTCCGCGGTCAGCGCACGAAGTCCACCGGTCGTACCGAGGGCACCATCGGCGTGAACGTCGAGGCTATCAAGGAAGAACAGGCAGCAGAAGAAGCGGCAGAGGGAGGTGAGGAGTAA
- a CDS encoding 30S ribosomal protein S4, whose amino-acid sequence MALPGENTKFYETPNHPYQGERIAEESDLVSRYGLKNKEEFWRAQSELRDYRREARRLLGETGEVSGEEFVTRLQRIGILSSEESLDDVLSLDVTDVLERRLQTVVYREGLANTVGQARQFVNHGHVTVDGARVTAPSYTVPVDEEDAIEFDERSDLTDELHPARAGAQE is encoded by the coding sequence ATGGCGCTCCCAGGCGAGAACACCAAGTTCTACGAGACGCCGAACCACCCCTACCAGGGCGAACGCATCGCCGAGGAGTCCGACCTCGTCTCGCGATACGGCCTGAAGAACAAGGAGGAGTTCTGGCGCGCGCAGTCCGAACTGCGCGACTACCGTCGCGAGGCGCGACGACTGCTCGGCGAGACCGGCGAGGTCTCCGGCGAGGAGTTCGTCACGCGCCTCCAGCGCATCGGCATCCTCTCCAGCGAGGAGAGCCTCGACGACGTCCTGTCGCTCGACGTGACGGACGTGCTCGAACGCCGCCTCCAGACCGTCGTCTACCGCGAAGGCCTGGCGAACACGGTGGGGCAGGCCCGCCAGTTCGTCAACCACGGCCACGTCACGGTCGACGGCGCTCGCGTCACCGCACCGTCGTACACGGTGCCGGTCGACGAGGAGGACGCCATCGAGTTCGACGAGCGCAGCGACCTCACCGACGAACTGCACCCGGCTCGCGCCGGTGCACAGGAGTGA
- a CDS encoding 30S ribosomal protein S11, protein MADDTKWGIAHIHASFNNTIMTVTDETGAETLAKSSGGSVVKQNRDEASPYAAMQMAEQLAENVLDQGIEKVHVRVRGPGGNLQRSPGPGAQAAIRAMARAGLEIGRIEDVTPVPHDGTRPPKNSGY, encoded by the coding sequence ATGGCTGACGACACCAAATGGGGCATCGCGCACATCCACGCCTCGTTCAACAACACCATCATGACGGTCACCGACGAGACGGGCGCCGAGACGCTCGCGAAGTCGAGTGGCGGTTCCGTGGTGAAGCAGAACCGGGACGAGGCGTCGCCGTACGCCGCGATGCAGATGGCAGAACAGCTCGCAGAGAACGTCCTGGACCAGGGCATCGAGAAGGTGCACGTTCGCGTGCGCGGTCCGGGTGGCAACCTCCAGCGTAGCCCGGGTCCGGGCGCGCAGGCGGCCATCCGGGCGATGGCGCGCGCCGGCCTCGAGATCGGCCGCATCGAGGACGTCACCCCGGTCCCCCACGACGGGACGCGACCACCGAAGAACAGCGGGTACTAA
- a CDS encoding DNA-directed RNA polymerase subunit D: MSTDFDVEFIERGDREALFVVRNITPAFANGIRRAILADVPTLSIDDVRFVENSSVMFDEQIALRLGLVPLTTPDDFAVGDTVTLALDVEGPGTAYSGDLVSSDPDVEAADKNVPIIELKDDQRLELEADAVLAHGRDHAKHQGGVAVGYRHLQQVNVVGDRGEYADDEPQMLRGVVEDDGELVPTDDFDNDLTERYPEQEVEVEDVPGAFVFHVESDGSMPVSELVLRAVDTLVDRADELEQAVQL; this comes from the coding sequence ATGAGCACGGACTTCGACGTCGAATTCATCGAACGCGGCGACCGGGAAGCCCTGTTCGTCGTCCGCAACATCACACCGGCGTTCGCGAACGGCATCCGGCGAGCGATCCTCGCCGACGTGCCGACGCTCTCCATCGACGACGTGCGGTTCGTGGAGAACTCCAGCGTGATGTTCGACGAACAGATCGCGCTCCGTCTCGGGCTGGTCCCGCTGACCACGCCCGACGACTTCGCGGTGGGCGACACCGTGACGCTCGCGCTCGACGTCGAGGGCCCGGGCACGGCGTACTCCGGCGACCTGGTCAGTTCCGACCCGGACGTCGAGGCCGCCGACAAGAACGTCCCCATCATCGAGCTCAAAGACGACCAGCGTCTCGAGCTCGAGGCCGACGCAGTGCTGGCCCACGGCCGCGACCACGCCAAACACCAGGGCGGGGTCGCGGTCGGCTACCGACACCTCCAGCAGGTGAACGTGGTCGGGGACCGCGGCGAGTACGCGGACGACGAGCCCCAAATGCTGCGGGGCGTCGTCGAGGACGACGGCGAACTCGTGCCGACTGACGACTTCGACAACGACCTCACCGAGCGGTATCCGGAGCAGGAGGTCGAGGTCGAGGACGTCCCCGGCGCGTTCGTCTTCCACGTCGAATCCGACGGCTCGATGCCCGTGAGCGAACTGGTGCTCCGGGCGGTCGACACCCTGGTCGACCGCGCGGACGAACTCGAACAGGCAGTCCAACTGTAA